A genomic stretch from Pochonia chlamydosporia 170 chromosome 4, whole genome shotgun sequence includes:
- a CDS encoding MFS transporter (similar to Neosartorya fischeri NRRL 181 XP_001258836.1), which translates to MAQPDSKSGSAHDEHQPSVDDGPIKNAMPTDQLKHADRALALIGSGQVELTEEDSQRICRKTDKVILSILVWVYFLQILDKSVLGYGATYGLKTDTHLTGNQYSLVGSIAPIAQLAWQPFSSFLIVKVPHRILMPTLCLGWGIAQACMAASHNFASLMASRFFLGLFEAGCLPLFSVITSQWYRRAEQPIRVAAWYGTNGAATIIAAALSYGLGHIKSDLLKEWQIIFLFVGLVTIVSAPFVYWKLDNDISSARFLTEHEKAQAIERLRANQTGTGSREFKWRHLLEAALEPKTYLWIAMALLLNVGASVTNTFGPLILNGLVSDKYMTSLLNMPFGAVQIIVILLASFLAQKARLKGAILMVFMLPVVAGLAVLYSVPRGDSAKAALLVGYYLLAFLFGGNPLIVTWIVGNTAGTTKKSAIMSVYNAASSAGNIIGPLLFNDKDAPEYKPGLRACLGIFVALVAVVMIQWANLMLLNKLQEKKRVRNGKKAKMVDHSMETTYHSMAETTEEPIVAQESAAGTVEYGGEARTGEQAFMDLTDRQNDEFIYIY; encoded by the exons ATGGCACAGCCAGACTCCAAGTCAGGTTCTGCTCACGACGAGCATCAGCCCAgtgtcgatgatggcccTATTAAGAATGCCATGCCGACAGATCAACTAAAACACGCTGACCGGGCTTTGGCCCTCATCGGCAGCGGACAAGTCGAGCTGACTGAAGAAGACAGTCAGCGCATCTGCCGCAAGACAGACAAGGTCATCCTGTCTATTCTTGTCTGGGTGTATTTCCTACAAATCCTCGACAAATCCGTTCTCGGATACGGCGCTACCTACGGGCTCAAAACTGATACCCATCTGACTGGTAACCAATACTCGCTGGTTGGATCCATTGCACCCATTGCCCAGCTAGCCTGGCAACCATTttcctccttcttgatcGTCAAGGTGCCGCATCGCATCCTCATGCCTACCCTCTGTTTGGGATGGGGCATCGCACAAGCTTGCATGGCTGCGAGCCACAACTTCGCAAGTCTGATGGCTTCTCGCTTCTTCCTCGGGCTCTTTGAGGCAGGTTGCTTGCCATTGTTCAGCGTTATCACAAGTCAGTGGTACAGACGTGCCGAGCAGCCGATTCGAGTTGCTGCATGGTATGGCACGAATGGAGCAGCTACCATTATTGCTGCCGCTCTGTCTTATGGACTGGGTCATATTAAATCAGATCTGCTCAAGGAGTGGCAAAT catcttcctctttgtCGGCCTCGTCACCATCGTCTCCGCACCTTTTGTCTACTGGAAACTCGACAACGACATCTCATCTGCTCGATTCCTCACTGAGCATGAAAAGGCGCAGGCTATCGAGCGGCTCCGagcaaaccagactggtACTGGTAGCCGAGAGTTCAAGTGGCGACATCTTCTCGAAGCTGCTTTGGAGCCCAAAACCTACCTGTGGATTGCTATGGCGCTGCTTTTGAATGTCGGTGCCAGCGTCACCAACACATTTGGCCCTCTTATCCTGAACGGTCTCGTTTCCGACAAGTACATGACCAGTCTGCTCAACATGCCCTTTGGCGCGGTCCAGATTATCGTCATCTTGCTGGCCAGTTTCCTGGCTCAGAAGGCACGTCTCAAGGGAGCCATCCTGATGGTCTTTATGCTTCCCGTCGTCGCTGGTCTGGCTGTCCTGTACTCTGTACCCCGAGGGGATTCTGCAAAGGCAGCCTTGTTGGTTGGATACTACCTCCTCGCATTCCTCTTCGGAGGAAACCCTCTCATCGTCACATGGATTGTCGGAAACACCGCCGGAACAACCAAGAAGTCTGCCATAATGAGCGTTTACAACGCCGCCAGCTCAGCCGGTAACATTATCGGCCCCCTTCTCTTCAACGACAAGGACGCCCCCGAGTACAAGCCTGGTCTGAGGGCTTGCCTGGGTATCTTTGTGGCTCTTGTAGCTGTTGTCATGATCCAGTGGgcaaatttgatgttgctcaACAAGttgcaggagaagaagcgtgTGCGAAACGGAAAGAAGGCGAAGATGGTTGATCACTCCATGGAGACGACCTACCACTCCATGGCTGAGACTACTGAGGAGCCCATCGTCGCGCAGGAGAGTGCAGCTGGAACTGTAGAGTACGGCGGCGAGGCTCGCACTGGAGAACAGGCGTTTATGGACCTTACGGACCGTCAGAATGACGAGTTTATCTACATTTATTAA
- a CDS encoding HET domain-containing protein (similar to Togninia minima UCRPA7 XP_007919592.1), translated as MPLLQTLKALTRRPRRCGACLFELDPRAKTLRTDLDVFVGSAFATSDRHTVSHESFITSSSRGCEKCNAILEAIAQQGISFQTAEWNYLPQRSGQGPHLELLEPGILFELCTNASVPEDKFSRRHMCLWNGTKLSGSTGDATSLKLASTWINTCRSQHAQCQPPSEFVPTRLLQISETDNTTIQLVQNPTTCSYAALSHRWTPETQTSRLEKSNLAQRLATGIPIKLFPQVMQDAILVSQTLGIKYIWIDSMCIIQDSKEDWLHEAATMASIYTNAELTVAASWCATPGQSLFSNRTHIAIDITSFNNEGVFLRRLNPHFTWQDVEHDWFKDDPYTDAEAEWPLLSRGWVYQEQLLSRRMLHFTKDEIIWECNECTVCECRPVQTADSTGPRVVKLPVVSKSWSQIIQEYAKRSLTFPTDRLPALAGVAKAFGGKGTREYLCGLWGDDLEGCFFWYVAGGISPRPDMYMPSWSWASTTGNIETWGSSIEDLEFKGHRVVYGGDEHMGDVREGEITLTGRIVHGTAFWKLAGDGLVFGVAFDGKQFKVHADYNWDSEGRWLVADGCRVAMLLFGQSTRTNFDPDEGSNESVIASCLVLRCVDEDKGVYERVGVTHGEGMRDEEYLDFDKVKAESEIMTITII; from the coding sequence ATGCCGCTCCTCCAAACCCTCAAAGCACTCACAAGACGGCCGAGAAGATGTGGAGCCTGTCTCTTTGAACTCGATCCCCGAGCCAAGACGCTCAGGACCGACCTCGACGTCTTTGTAGGCTCGGCATTCGCGACGTCCGATAGACACACTGTTTCTCATGAGTCGTTCATAACGTCCTCCTCGCGTGGTTGTGAGAAATGCAATGCCATATTGGAAGCTATAGCCCAACAGGGCATCTCATTTCAGACAGCAGAATGGAATTACTTACCTCAGCGAAGTGGCCAGGGTCCGCACCTGGAACTCCTAGAGCCCGGGATTCTATTTGAGCTGTGTACCAATGCTTCTGTACCTGAGGATAAATTCTCACGAAGGCACATGTGTTTATGGAATGGAACCAAACTCTCAGGAAGCACTGGCGACGCAACATCTCTTAAGTTAGCCTCTACCTGGATAAATACCTGCCGTTCTCAGCACGCACAATGCCAACCCCCGTCGGAATTTGTGCCAACTCGACTATTACAAATATCAGAAACCGACAACACAACAATTCAACTCGTCCAAAACCCAACCACATGTAGCTATGCAGCCCTTTCTCACCGCTGGACACCCGAGACGCAAACCTCTCGTCTCGAGAAGTCCAATCTCGCCCAGCGTCTTGCCACAGGCATACCTATCAAGCTGTTCCCACAAGTAATGCAAGACGCCATTCTCGTCTCGCAAACCCTCGGTATAAAGTACATCTGGATCGATAGCATGTGCATCATCCAAGACTCCAAGGAGGACTGGCTCCACGAAGCAGCAACCATGGCATCCATATACACGAATGCAGAACTCACCGTCGCGGCATCCTGGTGCGCTACCCCCGGACAAAGCCTGTTCTCCAACCGTACCCATATCGCTATCGACATAACGAGCTTCAATAACGAGGGCGTGTTTCTGCGCAGACTTAATCCTCATTTTACGTGGCAGGACGTCGAGCACGACTGGTTCAAAGATGATCCGTACACGGATGCGGAAGCAGAATGGCCCTTGTTGTCAAGGGGTTGGGTGTATCAAGAGCAGTTACTTTCCAGGAGAATGTTACATTTCACCAAGGACGAAATAATCTGGGAATGCAACGAATGCACAGTCTGTGAATGTAGACCTGTTCAAACGGCAGACTCTACGGGACCGCGTGTTGTCAAACTGCCTGTTGTTTCCAAATCCTGGAGTCAGATAATACAGGAGTATGCTAAGCGGAGCTTGACATTTCCGACAGATAGATTACCTGCATTGGCGGGAGTTGCTAAAGCCTTTGGTGGCAAAGGCACAAGAGAGTACCTTTGTGGTTTATGGGGAGACGATTTGGAGGGCTGTTTCTTTTGGTATGTTGCCGGTGGGATCTCTCCCCGGCCGGATATGTACATGCCTAGTTGGTCGTGGGCATCGACAACAGGAAATATTGAGACCTGGGGTTCATCTATAGAGGATTTGGAGTTTAAGGGGCATAGAGTCGTGTATGGCGGTGACGAGCACATGGGCGATGTGAGAGAGGGAGAGATTACGCTCACAGGGAGGATCGTCCACGGTACAGCGTTTTGGAAGCTTGCAGGTGATGGTCTTGTGTTTGGAGTTGCATTTGACGGGAAGCAGTTCAAGGTGCACGCTGACTATAACTGGGACTCGGAAGGGAGATGGCTCGTTGCTGATGGGTGTAGAGTGGCGATGTTGCTTTTTGGTCAGAGCACGCGAACTAACTTTGATCCTGATGAGGGATCAAATGAGAGCGTGATAGCTAGTTGTCTGGTTCTGCGGTGTGTGGACGAAGACAAGGGAGTGTATGAGCGGGTTGGCGTTACGCATGGCGAAGGAATGCGCGATGAGGAATACTTGGATtttgacaaggtcaaggcaGAGTCAGAAATCATGACGATCACAATTATCTAG
- a CDS encoding C6 transcription factor (similar to Cordyceps militaris CM01 XP_006666912.1), with protein sequence MSGLPPCRRCVEQQLECVLAKSRRGGRRIKGVRNSAIQPPRRDSDLGPPSESGGPASSTHDDDESEYHSRQGSQPRSGQQSGAPDAVQGWPSSPHHTGNWRADSPDAGSTQEMADSRTSSDGLEGHIATTDLLNPSDALDLLAQVADLDPGRQRNASTGQAGANNRHVDGMHHTVGRSAASYYPPLDDGILTPSDASYLVKKYHEKFHPFFPVAHANIFEEGPITEWAEKEPHLLTAILTVASKDDPSWYRVYDACSRHIESFMSNLIYAGSSSIGSVEALLILAEWAPQRPQENSSIGCGQEDHGAWMIVGLAIRLGYLQRLEQTALLPDDGKPSLEMSRKRVVWAACYMSDRQVSIRLGKGFWSRGPGPALHLRAADFPTLHAQELGPDNMGLLFQAHLELTQLISNAHDILYSSTSHRKQLYIGGEYVRYIDDFASMVRKWKLSWANHSFTPPVKASLVLSFEFLRLYINAFAFQANLNRAAARNAQVGPGKAAGPLFSNVAGKPDARFIYESIDAANSLLSILNSFIDPVAGLKCMPLKYCLYVIYAAVFLFKARLAGAISSEGDRGVRHAIHGTITQLQKTSSNPQSLGRRYATSLRLLWRKSSAKQTSKPAARSDPVAEPPVPTVDQMEGQENVMPTPPSKPTMDMDPLSGFSWRDLDSLGQFIASNTTMNMTDGMLAGADFDWEHSSGGLDDLAMRPQFDTMWAGHDIIF encoded by the exons ATGTCCGGTTTGCCCCCATGCCGTCGATGTGTTGAACAACAGTTGGAATGCGTTCTCGCAAAGTCGAGACGCGGAGGGCGCAGAATCAAAGGAGTGCGCAACTCTGCCATTCAGCCGCCCAGGCGGGACAGTGACCTTGGCCCTCCCTCGGAGTCCGGTGGCCCTGCCAGTTCTACacatgatgacgatgagagTGAGTACCATAGCAGGCAAGGCAGTCAACCTCGCTCTGGACAACAATCAGGTGCACCTGATGCAGTACAAGGATGGCCTTCCTCTCCACATCATACCGGCAACTGGCGGGCAGATAGTCCCGATGCCGGATCCACACAGGAAATGGCAGATTCAAGGACCAGTTCAGATGGATTAGAAGGCCATATCGCCACTACTGATCTTTTGAATCCGTCTGATGCTCTTGACCTACTTGCCCAAGTTGCCGACTTGGATCCAGGCAGGCAGCGGAACGCATCGACCGGCCAAGCTGGCGCCAACAACAGACATGTTGACGGAATGCACCATACTGTCGGTAGATCAGCTGCCAGCTATTATCCCCCACTGGATGATGGCATTTTGACACCTTCAGATGCATCATATCTCGTGAAGAA ATATCATGAAAAGTTTCATCCTTTCTTCCCCGTTGCTCATGCCAACATATTCGAAGAAGGCCCCATCACCGAATGGGCTGAGAAAGAGCCTCACCTTTTGACGGCCATCCTTACTGTAGCTTCCAAAGATGACCCGTCCTGGTACAGAGTCTACGATGCTTGTTCTCGCCATATCGAAAGCTTCATGTCAAACCTGATTTACGCAGGTTCGAGTTCCATAGGATCGGTTGAGGCTCTTCTGATCCTTGCTGAATGGGCACCTCAGCGCCCTCAGGAGAATTCTTCTATTGGTTgcggccaagaagatcaCGGTGCTTGGATGATAGTTGGCCTAGCTATCAGGCTTGGCTACTTGCAAAGACTGGAGCAGACTGCTCTTCTACCAGATGATGGAAAGCCATCTCTTGAAATGAGTAGAAAGCGTGTCGTTTGGGCAG CTTGCTACATGAGCGATCGGCAAGTCTCAATTCGCCTAGGCAAAGGCTTTTGGTCGCGAGGGCCGGGTCCGGCACTTCATTTACGAGCTGCAGACTTTCCAACGTTACACGCACAGGAGCTTGGTCCTGATAACATGGGGCTGCTATTTCAAGCACACCTTGAACTCACGCAGCTGATCAGCAATGCTCATGACATATTGTACTCGTCAACAAGTCATAGGAAGCAGCTCTACATAGGTGGAGAATATGTCAGATATATT GACGACTTTGCGTCTATGGTGCGAAAGTGGAAATTGTCATGGGCTAATCATAGCT TTACACCGCCAGTAAAGGCTTCTTTGGTCCTGTCCTTTGAATTTTTGCGTCTATACATCAACGCATTCGCTTTTCAAGCAAACCTGAACCGTGCGGCCGCTCGAAACGCTCAGGTTGGACCCGGAAAGGCTGCCGGACCTCTGTTCTCTAATGTTGCAGGAAAGCCAGATGCGCGTTTCATATATGAATCCATCGACGCAGCAAATTCACTGCTCAGCattctcaacagcttcatAGACCCTGTCGCTGGGCTGAAATGCATGCCTTTGAAGTATTGCCTCTATGTCATATATGCCGCCGTGTTTTTATTCAAG GCCAGATTAGCTGGAGCAATTAGCAGCGAGGGCGATCGTGGCGTCCGGCATGCCATTCACGGCACCATAACGCAATTACAGAAAACATCCAGCAATCCACAAAGTCTCGGCAGGAGATATGCGACGTCGCTGCGACTCCTTTGGAGAAAATCGTCTGCGAAGCAAACGAGTAAGCCCGCAGCCCGGAGTGATCCGGTAGCCGAACCACCAGTGCCAACAGTGGATCAAATGGAAGGGCAAGAGAATGTcatgccaacaccaccaagtAAGCCGacgatggacatggatccGTTGAGCGGATTCTCGTGGAGGGACTTGGACTCGTTGGGGCAATTTATTGCCAGCAACACGACGATGAATATGACTGATGGGATGCTTGCGGGTGCGGATTTCGATTGGGAGCACAGCTCCGGTGGCCTTGATGATCTTGCGATGCGTCCTCAGTTTGATACAATGTGGGCGGGACATGACATAATTTTCTAG
- a CDS encoding glycogen debranching enzyme (similar to Verticillium alfalfae VaMs.102 XP_003007175.1), giving the protein MRPYAVTLLSLLSLTSAQTNSSCKPRTQHLSDPPYENYFYSDCNVDAQAVVTSPLPDSNLSIIGPRLIVAWPAGNSGICTFFQPQNDKNGTLAVELVNSTFGAPLGAVVTKKNATSKYPYVGVEGVLSFNNSAEIAVAILGSVRNIRDFTEGPSLLSPIIQDAVKVAKYNKTGVQLSRLWLDNVTTTTFTMVPWKNDNNTISISNKTVTFGSGFYHFSTSFNYPQLKQLEPRQILNNQSQGLIKQDPGQVSSLSFFSYTEKLLAGGWRFLTYFGRDTLISALLLQPVLSTGSGSAMEAVIGAALERVNRTDGSVCHEETIGDYATFVNLQKNITSTAGGFTYPMVDTDYYLPITMDKYFQSQSRRIKPLLATKAGAVNVDNKNLTWGQLAYISAQKIMNITAAFEKNQSVANLIHLKEGEVVGQWRDSTYGIANARIPFDVNCALAPAALYSISRLAGMSGVYPNNSVTSNWADVALKRAKVWESATLKFFQYNTTLETAQSRLTGYTKKNTFYKGPTNANSLSNYSSAGQIIDYGIAINSTATPDVIPISHTDTGFRHFLLNATDNNQLTTFINASANAILRPFPAGLTTPLGAVVANPALSGQDVLVANFTNSAYHGTVIWSWQLALMAKGFERQLERCGNSSSGSSSTHPDFCKDKSVFGALKSAYNRLWDVIDANKEQLQSEVWSWTYNAAKNGTGGGYKFSPLGVLPPPPGVAGGTESDVRQLWSLTFLAVQRNKKYQ; this is encoded by the coding sequence ATGCGGCCCTACGCAGTGACTCTTCTCTCCCTTCTCTCCCTGACCTCTGCTCAAACCAATTCGTCATGCAAGCCTCGCACACAGCACCTCAGTGATCCTCCGTACGAAAACTACTTTTACTCCGATTGCAATGTCGACGCGCAGGCTGTCGTTACGAGCCCCTTGCCGGATAGTAACCTCAGCATAATCGGCCCACGTCTCATCGTAGCATGGCCAGCTGGCAACAGCGGAATATGTACATTCTTCCAACCTCAAAATGATAAAAATGGCACATTGGCAGTCGAGCTCGTCAATTCAACCTTTGGGGCCCCTCTTGGTGCAGTGGTTACCAAGAAAAATGCCACTTCAAAGTATCCCTACGTCGGGGTAGAAGGAGTTCTGTCGTTCAACAACTCGGCTGAGATTGCGGTTGCTATCCTCGGCAGCGTCAGAAACATTCGTGACTTCACAGAAGGGCCCAGCCTTCTCAGTCCCATTATTCAAGATGCCGTCAAGGTGGCAAAGTACAACAAAACGGGGGTGCAATTGTCGCGGCTGTGGCTTGACAACGTCACAACCACAACCTTTACCATGGTTCCCTGGAAAAACGACAACAACACGATCAGCATATCCAACAAGACTGTCACCTTTGGCTCGGGCTTCTACCACTTTTCTACGTCGTTCAACTACCCACAGCTAAAGCAACTCGAGCCGAGACAgattctcaacaaccagtCCCAGGGCCTCATCAAACAGGATCCCGGCCAAGTGAGCTCCCTCTCATTTTTCTCCTACACCGAAAAGCTTCTAGCAGGAGGATGGCGCTTCCTCACCTACTTTGGCCGCGACACCCTCATATCTGCCCTCCTTTTGCAACCTGTTCTCAGCACGGGCAGCGGCTCAGCAATGGAAGCTGTCATCGGCGCGGCCCTTGAGCGCGTCAACCGGACAGACGGGTCGGTGTGCCACGAAGAAACCATTGGGGATTACGCCACGTTTGTCAACTTGCAAAAGAACATCACTTCAACAGCCGGTGGATTTACATACCCCATGGTTGACACGGATTACTACCTCCCCATCACAATGGACAAGTACTTCCAGTCTCAATCGAGGCGTATTAAACCCTTACTTGCCACCAAAGCCGGCGCCGTCAACGTTGACAACAAGAACCTCACCTGGGGCCAGTTGGCATATATTAGCGCCCAGAAGATTATGAACATCACGGCTGCGTTTGAGAAGAATCAATCTGTCGCGAATCTAATTCACCTTAAGGAAGGCGAGGTTGTAGGCCAATGGCGCGATTCCACCTATGGTATTGCCAATGCCCGGATTCCATTTGACGTGAATTGCGCCCTGGCCCCAGCTGCATTATACTCAATTTCTCGTCTGGCAGGTATGAGTGGCGTGTATCCGAATAACTCAGTCACCTCCAACTGGGCGGATGTCGCTCTGAAGCGAGCAAAGGTCTGGGAGAGCGCTACTCTCAAATTCTTCCAGTATAATACTACACTGGAAACCGCTCAGTCCCGACTAACCGGCTacaccaagaagaacacCTTTTACAAGGGCCCCACAAACGCCAACTCATTGAGCAACTATTCTTCTGCGGGACAAATTATCGACTatggcatcgccatcaacagcACTGCTACGCCGGACGTCATCCCCATCAGCCACACTGATACGGGATTCAGACATTTCCTCCTCAATGCCACTGATAACAATCAGCTCACCACCTTTATCAATGCctctgccaatgccattctcCGCCCCTTCCCGGCCGGACTGACCACTCCTCTTGGCGCGGTCGTGGCCAACCCTGCCCTCTCTGGCCAGGATGTGCTCGTTGCAAATTTCACAAATTCTGCTTACCACGGAACCGTCATCTGGAGCTGGCAGCTTGCGCTCATGGCAAAAGGTTTCGAAAGACAACTCGAGCGGTGTGGGAATTCGTCTTCAGGAAGCAGTTCCACCCATCCGGACTTTTGCAAGGACAAGTCCGTGTTTGGAGCGCTGAAGAGCGCGTATAATCGTTTGTGGGACGTGATTGACGCTAACAAAGAGCAATTGCAGTCTGAGGTATGGAGCTGGACATACAACGCAGCCAAGAATGGTACGGGAGGAGGTTACAAATTTTCACCACTGGGTGTCCTGCCGCCTCCTCCGGGGGTAGCTGGAGGGACGGAAAGTGATGTGAGGCAGTTGTGGAGTTTGACGTTTCTCGCTGTTCAGAGGAATAAGAAGTATCAGTAG